Part of the Catalinimonas alkaloidigena genome is shown below.
TTGGGCGATGACATCAAATAATAATAATGATATTTTTATATCCGGAGTGTTCAACAGAAGTGTAGAAATAGGGTCTTTTTCATTGAATCCCGATAAAGTCAAACAGTTTTTTGTAGCCAAACTGGATGTCAACCTTAATCCACAATGGCTTAAACTTTTAGAAAGTGACTCTACTACCACAGAAGTTAGAGATTTAACATTTGATGAATACAGTCAGAACCTTTACCTGCTTGGAAGAATAGAAGGTAACCCAAAGTACGATGGGACTAGCCTCAATACGCCATCTCCGAATGATGATGCTTTACTATTAAAAATAAATTCTAACAATGGTTCACTTGTGAAATCAAGTATTTTTGGAGGAAACAGTTATGAAGATGGCAAACAAATTACATTTGACTCGTTCGGTAATTACTTTATTACAGGCACTTTCAATAATACATTTACCATTTCAAGTAATAACCTTAGCAAAACCACCAATGGAAGTACAAACAGTACTTTTTTAGCAGCATTTAACAGAAACGATGATATCGTATACCTCAACAGTTTCACCTCTTCCAACACAGTATTCGGAAGCAGATCTCTAATATTAGCCGAGGGTAGTGAGTTGCAACTTAGTGTGCCTCTTGTATATAATAATAATGTAGCCGTAGGGCTGGATGCGGAAGAAATAATTGTTAATAATTCAGGTAATCTGGATTCATATATTGGAAGTTATAAATTTAGCACCATACCTATAATCATCAGCGGTGCTCATGATTCTGACAATGGCTCAACGGATAGATTTTATGATTATATAGTGTTTGGAATAAACCTGGGCTCTGATGACTTAGCACTACAATCCAGGTTCGTAGATGAGAACGGAAATTATACCGACTTTATTACCCCTACTTCTGATGGCCCAGAGGACGTAAAATTTAGTATTCCCACCAACATTGTTGCAGGAATTTCTTACCGACTTGAAATGAATAAATCAGAATACAAAGATATATTTCGTTTCAATACTTTTAGTATTCCTCCCGATATACATCAAACTGGATCGGAAGCAGACGTAGTCGCCGGGGATAACCTCAATATCCCTGGCCGCTACTTCGGGAACCAGACCAGTGGGGTAAGCGTAAGTTTAGTAAATGAGGAAAATGGGAATGTGGTTCCTGCTCAGGTAAGTTCAGTAGCTCCTAATATGATTACCATAAGTATTCCCCAAGCCTATCCAGGTCGGTATACGGAACGAGTAACCGTAAATGGTGAGACAACGGATGGGGGGAATATCATAAATGTATTCCCTCAAATCACTGAAATCATTCCTACAAACAATATTCCCGGAGGTAATATGGTGATCAATGGGAACACATTTATAGACGACAGCCATGCTGAAGATAAACTGGAAGTCAGGTTGATAGAAGAGGATAATACTACAAACACAATTGCTATTACTGACTTTACGAGCGTAGAAGCTGAAAAAATCACCCTGAAGCTTCCTGAAGATTTAGCCGATGGTACGTATCAGGTAGAGGTAGAAACAGATGGATTTGTTTCCAATAAAAAAACCATCACGATAGAGAACACAAACCCTGTTGTAAACGCTCTCCTGCCTACTTCAGGTCTGGTTGGAGATGAAATTACCATTTCTGGGCTTAATCTTGAAGCAAGCACTGTAAAAGTAACCATCAATGGAGTTGAAGCTTCCCTGGTTACTGCAAGTGATATTGAAGTTAAAGCAGTGGTTCCTGAGCTTGAACCCGGTGTTTATGAGGTGATACTGGCATTAGATGAAGTAGCTTATAAATTGGCAGACACGTTTACTGTGCTCGCGCCTCCTATTATAGTAAATCCCTTGAATGTTACTTCCGGTGTAGCAGGGGGTGAAATTATTATTACAGGACTCAACCTGGAAGCCAGTACGGTACAGCTTACAGTTGATGGAGTAGATGCTCCTATCATAAGCGCAAGTGATACTCAGATCAAAGCTACAATACCTGAACTTGAAGCAGGCACATATCAGGTTTTGCTCTATTTAGATGGTGAGGAGTATAACATAACAGATACGTTTAAAATTATTTTTAATAAGCCTGTTATCACCGAAGTAGATCAGGACTCTGTGGATATAGGAACTATCGTTACAGTGAGTGGCTTAAATCTTAATCTGGCAACAAGTGTTTCTTTGGGCAGTAATGAAACGTCCTTTGAGACTGTTGATAACACTACTTTAAAACTAACTGTACCGGATTTATTTCCTGGAAATTACCGAATTAGCATAAGTGACCAAAGTGGCGAGGAACCCGCTACTTATGAGTCATTGATAGTCTCCCAAAAAATCAGCAGTTTATCTCCCTCTGAAGTATTTAGCAGTAGCGAGATTACAATAGTTGGAAGTAATTTCCGCTCTATAGCCTCCCCTCCTACTATTGAAGTATTACTGAATGACTTAGCAGTAGATGATATCAGTGTAAATGAGGAAGGCACTGAAATCTCTTTTATGCTAACTGTCAGTCAAGACATCATCAATGAAGAATATACTGTCAAAGTCAATGTCAATGGTGTTGTCGTAACTGCCGATGAAACCATTCTGATCAAGGAGGATGAAACAGCTGCACTGGTAGTATCTACTTTTCCTTCCAATGCGCTTAGAAAAAATGAATTTAATGTTTCTGTTCAGGCATCTGATGCTGAGTCCAGCATACAAAAAGTAGAAGCCGCCTTTGCCGGAATCATGGATGAAGCATTCGGTCCCTTTCAGGAGATCACACCAGACGAAAGCCTTTACACACTGTTGACCGATAATGGAGATGAGTTAGGCGTAAAGTACCAATTCAAAGTCACTAACGGTGCTGGCCTGGAGAAAATAGAGACAGGCCGTACCTATTGGCGTTATGCTGAAAACATTGAAAAAGTAAACCGTAAGAGCTTTACTTCCGCTCCTACTCAACAAAACTACCAACTGGTGGCTATTCCCTTTAAGCAGCAGACAGTAAATGCAGCTTTAGGAAACAAAGAGTATAAAAAAGAAGACTGGCGCTTATTTCGCCTCAACCAGGCTAATACTAGTGAAAATGTATATCAGGAGTATAATGCGGGATTTACCCAATTTAAAGCTGGTGAAGGGTACTGGCTCATTGCTAAAGAAGGTATACTTGATAGTATAAAAGGTGATGTGGCAGAGCCTAATGAAGAGGGGAATATTATCATTCCCGTAAGGGAGGGATGGAATCTTATAGGTAACCCCTTTCCTTTTGCGCTGGATTGGAGCGTAGTGGTATCAGCTAACCCTGATATCTTTTTAGATCAGGCAAGACTTAGTGTATATAATGGTAGCTATAATAAAGAAGATGAAAGCTTATCAGCTTATGAAGGAGCATTTGTTAACATCAAAGAAAGTGGCAACTTAGTTATTCCCTTTAGTGCAAAAGCCGGAAACAATCAAAAACAAAGCAATGTGGAAAAAGAAAAAGGAGTCACTCTGGACGCATCAGCATGGCAGGTGAGTTTATCAGTGCATGTTTCTGACGAATTGAAAGAGGACTTAATATTAGGTATGCATAATGCATCGGAATCAGGTAAAGATTTTTATGATGCAGATGTTTTTCCATCGTTTTTTAGTTCTTCTGCTGCCTCATTTACCAGAGAAGGCCTGGTGCTAGCCACTGACATCATTCCTCCATCTTCATTTGCGGAATGGACCGTTAAGCTTGATGAAAAAGTTAATAATGAAACTGTCTATCTCAGTTGGGATAATGATCAGTGGGTGAATAATAAATTCAGACTATGGCTCTATGATGAAAATCAAAAGCAGGTGATAGATATGCAGGCTGCGCAATCTTACCAATTCCAACCGGCTGCCTCTCAACATCTTAAAGTATTGTATGGTACTGAAGAAGCATTGCTCAGGTACGTACTTCCTACAGAGGTACAAATCGGACCGGCATACCCTAACCCAGTTGTGGATGAGGTCAATGTTACTTTGATGGTTCCCGATCATGCTAGTGGTTTCGTCAACTGGCAATTAGTGGATATAAAAGGAAGAATTACTAAATCCGGGACGATACCACTGCACTACGGCATACAGAAAACCTCCGTTCAGCTCGCTGAAAAGCAGGGGGTATATTTACTACAATTTTTGTCTTCGGAAGGTGAAGTGCTAAGCCAGGAAAGGCTCATCATCAGGTAAGCCAGGCCGAAATGGAAAAAGCGTTAAGGCATCAGTATTTGTTTATTGATAGGGTTTTGATTTTATCACCCTTCAGTTCAGTAAGTAAAGTATCTATCACCCAGCTACGTTCTTCTATACCGGAGGTGTTCACTACATACCGCATAAAGCTTTCTATGCTTTCCTGGTTAATACTATCATTAACAGTGAAATACACTTTTGCTTCTTCATCAACAAAGTACTCATTTACATAATTATTGATTCTGCTTAACCTGAGATTTGTATTGATAATTTCATTATCAAGAGATTCAATTTCTCTGAGTAAATTATCATATAGCATATTTTTCTGAGCATTGGTTAAGCCAAGGGGTAATGGCAATGATTTGGGCTGATTGGCTAGGGTAGAATCCTCTGTCAGTATTGTATCTGCTTCAATCACATTTTGCCCTGATGCTTTAATGGGCGGCATAGTTTCCTGAGTGAGCCGGGAAGAATCTGTGCCTGCTGAAGTAGAATCCATCAACTGTGCGGGAACACTTTCGCTCTTCTGGCTCTGTATCTGCGCAGTTTCTTCATTTTTTACAGCCGGTGCATCAGAGGAAGTAAAGACATACCAGAAACCAAATGCCAGCAATACGAATACCAGCAGGATGCCGGCAATCATAGCTTTATTCATTTTCTTTTTGGTAGGAACAGGGGCCTGCAATATCTCTATCAGTTCCAGGCTGGATTGCACTCTCTTCTTGGCATCCTTGATGAGGCATTTGCTGATTATTTTCCTATAGGGCTCAGGTACATTTTTAATTTCTGAGGGGAGTGGGTTATGCAATACATTATGCATTATTTCCATTGGGCTTTGGGAAGTATTTCTATCGCCAAAAGGAGATTTATCAGTAAAGATCTCTGTCAGTATCACGCCAAACGACCACAAATCCACATTGGTAGTAATCTGCTGATTGATCCCGTACTTTTTAGGGTCAAACTGTTCAGGAGCCATATATTCCATCTTACCCACCAGCTCAGATGAGGCCTTTTTTTGCCCCATATTGAGCGTCTTCATATCAATTTCTTTGGATATCCCAAAGTCAGCAATTTTGGGAATCCAGGTCTCCTTCTCTTTTACCATCAAAATATTATCAGGAGAAAGGTCACGGTGTATGACTCTTTTTTCAGTATGAATATAGTGTAAGCCCTGAAGTATTTCTTTGATTACTTCCTTGAAAACTTCTTTTGAGGGTGAGGATTTCAAGAAATCCAGCAAATTACCCGCATTGGCATATTCAAGTATACCCACCTGCACATCTTCGGCTATACCAAAGCTATTGGTAAACCTTACGATACGAGCGTCATGCACTCTAATGATATTTTTGTGGGTAAACCTGCGCGAGTTGCGCATTTCGCTTATTATATCATATTTCTGGGCATCGGTATTTGTGTAAAATTTGAGCGCGACTGTTTCTTCAAATTGACGATCGTACGCCTGATAAACTTTGGCAAAGCCTCCCTCCCCTAGTAAATTGGTATGATCGTAAACAAACCTTCTTCTAAAATCCTGTTCAGAGATGACTACTTTTTCACCCTCCTGCATAATGTATGATTCAGTGTCTGAAGTTAAATAAAATTGCTAAGTGAGCAGCAAATAAATTTAACATTATTTATTGTAATTGTTAAATGTTCAGCACAGACAAAATGAGGATTTTCAATAAAATTTTAATATATTTAACTACAATTAGTCCTTAGCTTATCACAACATTTTTATGTCCAGAGCTACACAATCCTTTAAGACAGGCATGTCTTTTATAGGGGGTGGAAATGTTCCTGCTTACACACTTGAATTTCTTACCGCCTCACCTAAACACGAGGTGTCAAGCTTTGAAACTATAGTAGTGCCATATATTGAGAT
Proteins encoded:
- a CDS encoding serine/threonine-protein kinase, translated to MQEGEKVVISEQDFRRRFVYDHTNLLGEGGFAKVYQAYDRQFEETVALKFYTNTDAQKYDIISEMRNSRRFTHKNIIRVHDARIVRFTNSFGIAEDVQVGILEYANAGNLLDFLKSSPSKEVFKEVIKEILQGLHYIHTEKRVIHRDLSPDNILMVKEKETWIPKIADFGISKEIDMKTLNMGQKKASSELVGKMEYMAPEQFDPKKYGINQQITTNVDLWSFGVILTEIFTDKSPFGDRNTSQSPMEIMHNVLHNPLPSEIKNVPEPYRKIISKCLIKDAKKRVQSSLELIEILQAPVPTKKKMNKAMIAGILLVFVLLAFGFWYVFTSSDAPAVKNEETAQIQSQKSESVPAQLMDSTSAGTDSSRLTQETMPPIKASGQNVIEADTILTEDSTLANQPKSLPLPLGLTNAQKNMLYDNLLREIESLDNEIINTNLRLSRINNYVNEYFVDEEAKVYFTVNDSINQESIESFMRYVVNTSGIEERSWVIDTLLTELKGDKIKTLSINKY
- a CDS encoding IPT/TIG domain-containing protein, with translation MKKCCKQITIGLLIFISIISSSPLVAQTLDDYKLVTSEGTANAVDTYIDQSTGDYYLIGLMNKAITFRGWGSSRTLNDDPLTRDFFYAKANSLGVQHLYRISVQGDEAYISNIAVGKEYVYVLGSFTGSLRVFDSNGNVIANDFGSTVVNSNGNTDAFLLKIQKSNGQLRRSYAIGGAGRDFGHKVVIDNTNDVMIGGRFNGTVNFGLNFLDFVSRTSDGNDLYVVKYDSDDFFVDFAQIGGDEPQDQIWAMTSNNNNDIFISGVFNRSVEIGSFSLNPDKVKQFFVAKLDVNLNPQWLKLLESDSTTTEVRDLTFDEYSQNLYLLGRIEGNPKYDGTSLNTPSPNDDALLLKINSNNGSLVKSSIFGGNSYEDGKQITFDSFGNYFITGTFNNTFTISSNNLSKTTNGSTNSTFLAAFNRNDDIVYLNSFTSSNTVFGSRSLILAEGSELQLSVPLVYNNNVAVGLDAEEIIVNNSGNLDSYIGSYKFSTIPIIISGAHDSDNGSTDRFYDYIVFGINLGSDDLALQSRFVDENGNYTDFITPTSDGPEDVKFSIPTNIVAGISYRLEMNKSEYKDIFRFNTFSIPPDIHQTGSEADVVAGDNLNIPGRYFGNQTSGVSVSLVNEENGNVVPAQVSSVAPNMITISIPQAYPGRYTERVTVNGETTDGGNIINVFPQITEIIPTNNIPGGNMVINGNTFIDDSHAEDKLEVRLIEEDNTTNTIAITDFTSVEAEKITLKLPEDLADGTYQVEVETDGFVSNKKTITIENTNPVVNALLPTSGLVGDEITISGLNLEASTVKVTINGVEASLVTASDIEVKAVVPELEPGVYEVILALDEVAYKLADTFTVLAPPIIVNPLNVTSGVAGGEIIITGLNLEASTVQLTVDGVDAPIISASDTQIKATIPELEAGTYQVLLYLDGEEYNITDTFKIIFNKPVITEVDQDSVDIGTIVTVSGLNLNLATSVSLGSNETSFETVDNTTLKLTVPDLFPGNYRISISDQSGEEPATYESLIVSQKISSLSPSEVFSSSEITIVGSNFRSIASPPTIEVLLNDLAVDDISVNEEGTEISFMLTVSQDIINEEYTVKVNVNGVVVTADETILIKEDETAALVVSTFPSNALRKNEFNVSVQASDAESSIQKVEAAFAGIMDEAFGPFQEITPDESLYTLLTDNGDELGVKYQFKVTNGAGLEKIETGRTYWRYAENIEKVNRKSFTSAPTQQNYQLVAIPFKQQTVNAALGNKEYKKEDWRLFRLNQANTSENVYQEYNAGFTQFKAGEGYWLIAKEGILDSIKGDVAEPNEEGNIIIPVREGWNLIGNPFPFALDWSVVVSANPDIFLDQARLSVYNGSYNKEDESLSAYEGAFVNIKESGNLVIPFSAKAGNNQKQSNVEKEKGVTLDASAWQVSLSVHVSDELKEDLILGMHNASESGKDFYDADVFPSFFSSSAASFTREGLVLATDIIPPSSFAEWTVKLDEKVNNETVYLSWDNDQWVNNKFRLWLYDENQKQVIDMQAAQSYQFQPAASQHLKVLYGTEEALLRYVLPTEVQIGPAYPNPVVDEVNVTLMVPDHASGFVNWQLVDIKGRITKSGTIPLHYGIQKTSVQLAEKQGVYLLQFLSSEGEVLSQERLIIR